CTTATGAACACGTGTCCCATCGTTTGCGACTCTGATCTCTTCTTCCCCGACTTCGCTCTTCTTCAATTTCTCCCGATTCgcagcgagagagagagatggtgcCGCCGGCAACGGAGCGGTGGTGCTGGGCATTGATTAGGGTTCATCTTTTCCCATCTTTTTTTCCAattcagattttgattttaatctCAAGATGCAAACGCATCAGATATAAAGAGATCATGCGATTATTGATTCTTCTTTCTTAGTCAAAATCGCCATTGCTTACGAGGTTCTTACCAATCCTTAATTTGTATCTTTTCACTCTCAAAAGGgtagtttttttaattgtatgtttgttTGTAATCTTATTGCTGCAGATATTGAAAGGACTGGTGTTCGATCACGCTGCTCAGTTCTTCATTGCAGATGATTCTCGTCTTATCCAGTACGTCGATGGATGGTTAGAGAAAGGACTTGTTCGAGAGTGGAAAGGTGTTGTGGGAGAGCTTGAAGTTGGAGGCAATTTCTCGCAGTTTCCTCCTTCATGGCCTCCAAGATACATTGCTGTTCACGGCATGCGATCTCTCGCTGATTCATTGCTATTAGAGGTTGTTGttgcaacaaaagaaaaagagtctttttgttgttttttttttgtgaggtGAACTAACTAAATACTTGTTGGTTCTGTTGCAGAGTCGATTGTCATTGCTCACAATGGTAAGAACGGAACATCTCGTGGTCAGTTTGATGTCATTATCATTGCTCACAATGGTAAGAAACTGTATtgattcctctctctctctgtagcTCAAAATGGTTCCACCTTGTGTTCAGGTAAATGTGCGAACCGTTTGCTGTCTGCATCAGGCTTGCCCCTCGTTGCTAAACAGATGAAGGTAGACAATATCTTCTAATAAACACCATGTGACTTCTTCTGATACaatcctattttttttgtttagaatttTGATCTTAGCTCCATATGGGCGCTACTAGCAGCGTTCGATGATCCTCTTCCTACAGTGAACTTCGAAGGAGCGTTTGTGAAAGGAGTTGAATCATTGTCTTGGATGGGAAACAACTCCGCAAAGCTTGGTAACTCTAGA
This region of Brassica napus cultivar Da-Ae chromosome C5, Da-Ae, whole genome shotgun sequence genomic DNA includes:
- the LOC125587894 gene encoding uncharacterized protein LOC125587894 isoform X1, with product MVPPATERWCWALIRILKGLVFDHAAQFFIADDSRLIQYVDGWLEKGLVREWKGVVGELEVGGNFSQFPPSWPPRYIAVHGMRSLADSLLLESRLSLLTMVRTEHLVVSLMSLSLLTMVNVRTVCCLHQACPSLLNR
- the LOC125587894 gene encoding uncharacterized protein LOC125587894 isoform X2 gives rise to the protein MVPPATERWCWALIRILKGLVFDHAAQFFIADDSRLIQYVDGWLEKGLVREWKGVVGELEVGGNFSQFPPSWPPRYIAVHGMRSLADSLLLESRLSLLTMVNVRTVCCLHQACPSLLNR